One genomic window of Amphiura filiformis chromosome 3, Afil_fr2py, whole genome shotgun sequence includes the following:
- the LOC140147447 gene encoding uncharacterized protein, translating to MDKESGGAKETPPAEKAAAAEKPATDKPVEEPTVASIVEEDDSDDETPQSYNKLKYHSSKMDLNLRILREEMAHLQDSGNSLSRQIASMYRTFQEMKDEEEGADGHGEEDEAEEAEPNYDQYSNSDVDSQCADGRDDDLDTEDDVNRMSDLETDSSSRSGPSSKRKKQQKRPPPLQLDKPPQKKDSRQDTNGNEIRPCSPPRNVLETDDADDGDEQAQNSDFYPDFETSSSDECSHCLCCSSLSSYSSGMPWKYVDKSASSAAEYDSDSSEYNSDSDDAPLESPMPIYKRLSPSFIKIVTQKKRMSPLGCESPRPSSSRGSSHPSLDDVDEPMDTDVKQKNKAQTKKPDKTGAAVKGKDSTKDNKKPKSGSPKSNQTLQVIEKDTNEKKNVADARNKTALKPKSKQQSLPKKEVATKVAETKTDVCEKPNTDAEAAPATSDDEEEVPTNVKDRIKNFEAQSTDSESQPNERPCQKTKPGPPSVKAKPKKVSGASNSDKPVRHVSKSTFRVKTPADEEGKKRRKPHSSSTIEIPVQYLSTPQTEHNPPDALTFQVRPISANMQSGPHEGPFIITSSPKPKRKVTKQFVQLAPTNDDDSEQTTLRPEPQGRVQPPMSESAEREHPLCPHCHKKSIPAEERKRNVQVLQLQPVPERELPSTPTYPTPQTQITFEAPRVQPITPARIIKVVPAGRQQMIMQRQPSEEPGSVHLRLNMPGQQQGVPIRVGDYIKIPLRSGQARGVRVIFN from the exons ATGGATAAGGAGAGCGGAGGAGCGAAAGAGACTCCGCCGGCTGAAAAAGCAGCGGCGGCAGAAAAACCGGCGACTGACAAACCCGTTGAAGAACCGACTGTTGCATCTATTGTAGAAGAAGACGATAGTGATGATGAAACTCCACAAAGTTACAATAAATTGAAATATCACTCTAGTAAAATGGACCTTAACTTGAGGATATTACGAGAAGAAATG GCTCACCTACAAGATTCCGGTAACTCGTTGTCTCGTCAAATAGCATCCATGTATCGTACATTTCAAGAGATGAAAGACGAAGAAGAAGGTGCCGATGGGCATGGTGAGGAGGATGAGGCCGAGGAGGCAGAGCCCAATTATGACCAGTATTCAAACTCTGATGTTGACTCTCAGTGTGCCGATGGAAGAGATGATGACCTGGACACGGAAGATGATGTGAATAGAATGAGTGATTTAGAAACGGATTCCAGTTCAAGATCAGGTCCATCATCGAAAAGAAAAAAGCAACAGAAAAGACCTCCGCCGTTGCAATTAGATAAACCACCGCAAAAGAAAGATTCTAGACAAGACACAAACGGTAATGAAATTCGTCCTTGTTCACCTCCAAGAAATGTACTTGAAACCGACGACGCAGATGATGGTGATGAACAAGCTCAAAACTCTGACTTTTACCCTGATTTTGAAACGTCTAGTAGTGATGAATGCAGTCATTGTCTTTGTTGTTCGTCATTGAGTTCATACAGCAGTGGCATGCCATGGAAGTATGTGGATAAATCAGCAAGTTCAGCCGCTGAGTACGATAGTGACAGTTCCGAATATAATAGTGATTCTGACGATGCACCGCTGGAGTCACCTATGCCAATATATAAACGTCTCAGTCCTTCTTTTATCAAGATTGTTACGCAGAAG AAACGAATGAGTCCTTTGGGGTGTGAAAGCCCAAGACCGTCAAGTTCTCGCGGTAGCTCTCATCCGAGCTTAGACGATGTAGATGAACCTATGGACACAGATGTTAAACAAAAGAACAAAGCTCAGACAAAGAAGCCTGATAAAACAGGTGCAGCTGTTAAAGGCAAAGATTCCACAAAAGACAACAAAAAGCCTAAATCAGGATCTCCAAAAAGTAACCAAACGCTTCAAGTAATTGAAAAAGACACTAACGAAAAGAAAAATGTAGCGGATGCTAGAAACAAAACTGCGTTGAAaccaaaatcaaaacaacaatcATTGCCAAAGAAAGAAGTTGCTACTAAAGTGGCGGAGACAAAAACGGACGTTTGCGAAAAACCGAACACGGACGCTGAAGCCGCCCCTGCCACATCTGATGATGAAGAGGAAGTTCCAACGAATGTTAAGGATAGAATTAAGAACTTTGAAGCCCAAAGTACGGATAGTGAATCGCAACCA AACGAAAGGCCTTGCCAAAAAACAAAACCAGGGCCTCCATCAGTTAAAGCAAAACCGAAGAAAGTATCGGGAGCGTCTAATTCAGACAAACCAGTTCGACATGTATCGAAATCAACATTTCGAGTTAAGACACCTGCAGACGAAGAAGGAAAGAAACGTCGGAAACCACATAGCAGCTCTACTATTGAAATTCCTGTACAGTACTTATCTACTCCCCAAACTGAACATAATCCACCTGATGCTCTTACGTTTCAGGTCCGGCCCATATCTGCAAACATGCAAAGCGGGCCACACGAAGGACCCTTCATTATCACAAGTAGTCCAAAACCCAAAAGGAAAGTTACCAAGCAATTTGTTCAATTAGCACCGACAAATGATGACGATTCTGAACAAACGACGCTTAGGCCAGAACCTCAGGGACGAGTGCAACCTCCGATGTCAGAAAGTGCCGAGAGAGAGCATCCATTATGCCCACATTGCCATAAGAAGTCCATTCCCGCTGAAGAAAGAAAGCGTAATGTCCAAGTCCTTCAACTTCAACCTGTTCCTGAAAGAGAACTGCCGTCAACACCAACATATCCTACTCCTCAAACGCAGATAACATTTGAAGCTCCCCGGGTGCAGCCGATTACGCCTGCGCGAATAATAAAAGTAGTTCCAGCAGGACGGCAGCAGATGATTATGCAAAGACAACCATCGGAGGAACCTGGTAGTGTCCATCTGCGCCTGAATATGCCAGGACAACAACAAGGAGTACCAATCCGAGTTGGTGATTACATTAAAATCCCATTGAGATCAGGACAAGCCAGAGGTGTGAGGGTGATCTTCAATTGA